From the genome of Populus trichocarpa isolate Nisqually-1 chromosome 15, P.trichocarpa_v4.1, whole genome shotgun sequence, one region includes:
- the LOC7453817 gene encoding probable pectate lyase 18 gives MSLTPFPLFSQFLSSQRRQQTMANPSLCLLFLLSLLTPALISSSPVQDPELVVQEVHRAINASRRKLGYLSCGTGNPIDDCWRCDPNWEKNRQRLADCAIGFGKNAIGGRDGKIYVVTDSGNDDPVNPRPGTLRHAVIQEEPLWIIFARDMTIQLKEELIMNSFKTIDGRGASVHIAGGPCITIQYVTNIIIHGLHIHDCKQGGNAMVRDSPKHFGWRTVSDGDGVSIFGGTHVWVDHNSLSNCNDGLVDAIHGSSAITISNNYMTHHDKVMLLGHSDSYTQDKNMQVTIAFNHFGEGLVQRMPRCRHGYFHVVNNDYTHWEMYAIGGSANPTINSQGNRFVAPDIRFSKEVTKHEDAPESEWKHWNWRSEGDLLMNGAFFTASGAGASSSYARASSLGARPSSLVGTITVGAGALGCRKGARC, from the exons ATGTCTCTCACACCCTTCCCTCTCTTCTCACAGTTTCTCTCCTCTCAAAGAAGACAACAAACAATGGCAAACCCTTCTCTCTgtctcctcttcctcctctctcTCCTAACCCCAGCCCTCATTTCCTCTTCCCCAGTTCAGGACCCGGAACTTGTAGTACAAGAAGTGCATAG GGCCATCAATGCTTCTAGGAGGAAGTTGGGCTATCTCTCTTGCGGGACTGGCAACCCCATTGATGACTGCTGGAGGTGTGATCCCAATTGGGAGAAGAACCGTCAGAGGCTAGCGGATTGTGCAATTGGGTTCGGTAAGAATGCCATTGGGGGAAGAGATGGTAAGATTTATGTGGTCACAGACTCTGGTAATGATGATCCCGTGAACCCTAGGCCAGGGACTCTCAGGCATGCTGTGATCCAGGAGGAGCCATTGTGGATCATTTTCGCTCGAGACATGACAATTCAACTGAAGGAAGAATTGATCATGAACTCGTTCAAGACGATTGATGGTAGAGGTGCTAGTGTCCATATTGCTGGCGGCCCGTGCATCACCATACAGTATGTGACCAACATTATTATACATGGACTACACATACACGATTGCAAGCAAGGAGGGAATGCTATGGTGAGAGACTCCCCAAAGCACTTTGGCTGGAGGACTGTATCCGATGGTGACGGTGTGTCCATCTTCGGCGGTACTCACGTATGGGTGGACCATAATTCGTTGTCAAATTGTAACGATGGACTTGTCGATGCCATTCATGGGTCCTCGGCCATCACCATTTCGAACAATTACATGACCCACCATGATAAAGTCATGCTTCTGGGGCACAGCGATTCCTACACTCAAGACAAGAACATGCAAGTCACCATAGCCTTTAATCACTTTGGAGAAGGGCTTGTCCAGAGAATGCCaag ATGCAGACACGGGTATTTCCATGTGGTCAACAATGACTACACCCATTGGGAAATGTACGCCATTGGAGGGAGTGCTAACCCGACCATCAACAGCCAAGGCAATAGATTTGTTGCGCCCGACATCAGGTTCAGTAAGGAG GTAACAAAACATGAAGACGCACCAGAGAGTGAATGGAAGCACTGGAATTGGAGATCCGAAGGAGACCTACTAATGAATGGTGCGTTTTTCACAGCATCTGGTGCAGGTGCTTCTTCAAGTTATGCCAGGGCATCAAGCTTGGGTGCAAGACCATCTTCGCTTGTCGGTACAATAACAGTGGGAGCGGGTGCACTTGGTTGCAGGAAAGGGGCTCGTTGCTAG